The proteins below are encoded in one region of Methanobacterium aggregans:
- a CDS encoding (Fe-S)-binding protein, with product MSNSSTNTDPRSRLLKLLPGFNCGVCGYARCEEFAHFLLKNKVNLESCRFLLQEIFNENRSEIREILKEENVIPEEEKFVGVLDGYEADFILNPLPGERSCREVLYPFTHKELKAGDVVRYRPLACPITHFAKILSEDNGLITVHMVGPCHRLDPESDFEFMDIGICMVGGFEGIIEGNIPSIGETVRFLPGHCMMQKVHSGVIVQLEGKRAIIEGIDLKVWAPPIKG from the coding sequence ATGAGCAACAGTTCAACTAACACAGATCCACGCTCAAGGCTTTTGAAACTGTTACCTGGCTTCAACTGTGGTGTGTGTGGATACGCAAGGTGCGAGGAGTTTGCACACTTCCTCTTGAAAAACAAGGTAAATCTTGAAAGCTGCAGATTCCTCCTCCAGGAAATATTCAATGAAAATAGAAGTGAAATAAGGGAGATCCTCAAGGAAGAGAATGTGATCCCTGAAGAAGAGAAATTTGTAGGTGTTCTGGATGGCTACGAAGCAGATTTCATATTAAATCCCCTTCCAGGGGAACGTTCCTGCAGAGAAGTTCTCTACCCCTTCACGCATAAAGAACTCAAAGCAGGAGATGTTGTAAGGTACAGGCCACTTGCATGTCCAATCACCCACTTTGCAAAGATTTTAAGTGAAGATAACGGCCTCATAACGGTTCACATGGTGGGACCGTGCCACAGACTTGATCCAGAATCAGACTTTGAATTCATGGACATTGGAATATGTATGGTTGGAGGATTTGAGGGCATAATCGAGGGAAACATACCCAGTATTGGTGAAACAGTTAGATTCCTTCCAGGCCATTGTATGATGCAGAAAGTCCATTCTGGAGTTATTGTCCAGCTTGAAGGTAAACGGGCCATAATAGAGGGAATAGACCTTAAGGTATGGGCACCACCAATCAAGGGATGA
- a CDS encoding amidohydrolase family protein: protein MITIKNARVLYGENMEVHKANILIEDDKIVEVSEHAHGGRVVDASGCIVAPGLINSHIHIGDSVAKDVGDGQHIDKIVKPPDGIKHRILNETPPEKIIESMRDSMRHMLETGTTTFIDFREGGFEGIELLEEASRDIPIRKIVLGRHDSFMDPEVETSNVRKTAKKLLRSCDGIGLSGFGEIRDDVALEITKTCKKYGKISSIHAAEYGAVQRQSLKTNGNTEVQRALKTGFDLLVHLTSPLDDDLKVTGLEGVPVVSCPRSNGALSVGIPPIKEMMDNNINLLLGTDNVMFNSPNMFHEMEYALKATRGLYKEYLSPVDVFKMATVNAARALNLNSGYIQEDKVADLIIVKQISENPVLSLINRAESKNIIGLITESKLI, encoded by the coding sequence ATGATCACCATTAAAAACGCCAGGGTTCTCTACGGAGAGAACATGGAAGTTCATAAAGCAAACATCCTCATTGAAGATGATAAAATAGTTGAAGTATCAGAACATGCACATGGAGGAAGGGTTGTAGATGCTTCAGGTTGTATAGTTGCCCCTGGACTTATAAATTCCCATATTCACATAGGGGATTCAGTTGCAAAGGATGTTGGAGATGGACAGCACATAGATAAAATAGTTAAACCTCCAGATGGAATAAAACACAGGATACTGAATGAAACTCCTCCAGAGAAAATCATTGAATCAATGCGAGACTCCATGAGGCACATGCTCGAAACAGGTACAACAACATTCATTGATTTCAGAGAGGGAGGATTTGAAGGTATTGAACTTCTTGAAGAAGCTTCAAGGGATATTCCAATACGGAAGATCGTGCTGGGGCGCCATGATTCATTCATGGACCCTGAAGTTGAAACATCGAATGTGCGAAAAACTGCAAAAAAACTTCTCAGATCATGTGATGGGATTGGTTTAAGTGGTTTTGGTGAAATAAGGGATGATGTGGCACTTGAGATTACAAAGACCTGTAAAAAATATGGTAAAATCTCTTCCATACACGCTGCAGAGTACGGTGCAGTTCAAAGACAATCTTTAAAAACAAACGGCAACACTGAAGTTCAGAGAGCTTTGAAAACCGGCTTTGACCTTCTGGTACATTTAACATCCCCCCTTGATGATGATTTGAAGGTCACAGGCCTTGAGGGCGTGCCTGTTGTTTCATGCCCACGTTCAAATGGAGCATTGTCTGTGGGCATACCCCCAATAAAAGAGATGATGGACAACAACATAAATCTTCTCCTTGGAACTGACAATGTGATGTTCAACTCCCCAAACATGTTTCATGAGATGGAGTATGCCCTTAAAGCTACAAGAGGCCTTTACAAAGAGTATCTATCCCCAGTTGATGTGTTTAAGATGGCAACTGTCAACGCTGCAAGGGCACTCAACCTGAACTCAGGATACATTCAGGAGGATAAGGTTGCTGATCTCATAATAGTTAAACAGATCTCTGAAAATCCAGTGTTGTCCCTCATAAATAGGGCTGAATCGAAAAACATAATAGGATTAATAACAGAAAGTAAATTAATATAA
- the tfe gene encoding transcription factor E, producing MLMDPTVQEVLMDITNDEESSVSIIECLLKGKTTDEEIAEETEIRLNIVRKVLYKLYDAGVASYKRSKDPETQWYTYSWKFEEEKVADIITHKYENFSREIEEALQFEEGNMFFVCLTNGCRYRFDEASENNFICPKCGGNLEYQDNSAVITELKEMMQKMS from the coding sequence ATGCTTATGGATCCCACCGTTCAAGAAGTCCTCATGGACATCACAAATGATGAGGAAAGCAGTGTTTCTATCATTGAATGTTTATTGAAGGGTAAAACAACAGATGAAGAAATTGCAGAAGAAACTGAAATAAGACTTAATATTGTAAGAAAAGTACTCTACAAACTTTACGATGCAGGAGTTGCAAGTTACAAAAGAAGCAAAGACCCTGAAACCCAGTGGTACACCTACAGTTGGAAGTTTGAGGAAGAAAAGGTTGCAGACATAATAACCCATAAGTATGAAAATTTTTCAAGGGAAATTGAAGAGGCACTGCAATTCGAAGAGGGAAACATGTTCTTTGTATGTTTAACCAATGGATGCAGGTACAGATTCGATGAAGCATCTGAAAACAACTTCATATGTCCAAAATGTGGTGGCAACTTAGAATATCAGGATAACTCTGCAGTTATAACTGAATTGAAGGAAATGATGCAAAAAATGAGTTGA
- a CDS encoding TIGR00295 family protein: MNTNLILENLDELLSDNIVEHCKTVSRKALQLSSNFDNVDVDLVEEGALLHDIGRSKTHSIFHGVVGAEILRKREFPIEVQRIAERHIGAGIPQLEAEALGLPAKDYIPITLEEKIVAHADNLVHGTEEVGINFVIKKWEKRLGSDHPSIPRILKLHEEIVGSSDFENYY; this comes from the coding sequence TTGAATACAAATTTAATCTTAGAGAATTTAGACGAGTTACTGTCTGATAACATAGTTGAACATTGTAAAACAGTTTCAAGGAAGGCACTGCAATTATCCTCTAATTTTGACAATGTGGACGTGGATTTGGTTGAAGAAGGAGCATTGCTCCATGATATTGGTAGATCAAAAACCCACAGTATATTCCATGGGGTGGTGGGTGCAGAAATACTCCGTAAGAGAGAATTTCCCATCGAAGTCCAGAGAATTGCTGAAAGACATATAGGTGCAGGAATACCTCAATTAGAAGCAGAAGCACTTGGATTACCAGCTAAGGATTACATACCCATTACACTTGAGGAGAAAATTGTGGCCCATGCAGACAACCTTGTACATGGTACAGAAGAAGTTGGAATCAACTTCGTCATAAAAAAATGGGAAAAAAGGCTTGGATCGGATCATCCATCAATTCCAAGAATTTTAAAGCTTCATGAAGAAATCGTTGGAAGCAGTGATTTCGAAAATTATTATTAA
- a CDS encoding universal stress protein, with product MYKKILLPTDGSKYANKAAEHAIWIASESCAEIIVLNVVETSSLVGLPAEDLIVKITEMLKEEGKLAIEHIVEIAEDSPTEAKCEKTIKITSKTKEGSPAEAILKTIEEEDIDLVVMGTSGKHGLDRFLLGSVTEKVVRSAGCPVLAVH from the coding sequence ATGTACAAAAAAATACTACTGCCAACAGATGGTTCAAAATATGCAAATAAAGCTGCTGAACATGCCATCTGGATTGCAAGTGAAAGTTGTGCTGAAATAATTGTTTTAAATGTGGTTGAAACTTCTTCACTTGTTGGATTACCTGCAGAAGATCTCATAGTGAAAATAACAGAGATGCTGAAGGAAGAGGGAAAATTAGCCATAGAACACATCGTTGAAATAGCAGAAGATAGCCCAACAGAAGCTAAATGTGAAAAAACCATAAAGATCACATCAAAAACAAAAGAAGGTTCTCCTGCAGAAGCCATATTGAAAACTATTGAAGAAGAAGACATAGATCTTGTTGTGATGGGAACTTCTGGAAAACATGGACTGGACAGATTTTTATTGGGAAGTGTAACTGAAAAAGTGGTTAGATCAGCAGGCTGCCCAGTCTTAGCAGTACATTGA
- a CDS encoding CBS domain-containing protein — protein sequence MLVKEIMSEDIHYIHVPGNRANALELMRDKNVSGLPVVKKGTKEIVGVLTRTDLVENPDEEQIALIMTRNPITASPDDDVKEIADKMMENNIRRVPITENGALVGLVTASDMINNALWKMEVKDPVEDYMLRNIPTTWERTPLNVAFGIMRYFNLKVLLALNNEGKLSGILTETDFIDESEVVSERTVHNTSVGTEGDKWSWDSKSVLYVIKNHLKFSDKEVRDVATPDPVIATTKTPVQECANKMKQKKIEQIPVIDVEGDLVGLVRAIDLIRAISD from the coding sequence ATGCTTGTAAAAGAGATAATGTCAGAGGACATACACTACATACATGTTCCAGGTAACCGTGCCAACGCACTGGAACTTATGAGAGATAAGAACGTATCAGGATTACCCGTTGTCAAAAAAGGAACCAAAGAAATTGTTGGAGTACTCACAAGAACAGATCTTGTTGAAAACCCTGATGAAGAGCAAATAGCCCTTATAATGACCCGAAACCCAATAACCGCATCTCCAGATGATGATGTTAAAGAGATCGCAGACAAGATGATGGAAAACAACATAAGAAGAGTTCCAATAACCGAAAATGGAGCCTTAGTTGGTCTTGTAACTGCATCAGACATGATAAACAACGCTTTATGGAAGATGGAAGTTAAAGATCCTGTTGAGGATTACATGCTCAGAAACATTCCAACAACCTGGGAGAGAACTCCCCTCAATGTTGCATTTGGGATAATGAGATACTTCAACCTCAAGGTTTTACTGGCCCTTAACAACGAGGGAAAACTTTCAGGTATACTCACAGAAACAGATTTCATAGATGAAAGTGAGGTTGTATCTGAAAGGACTGTTCACAACACTTCTGTAGGTACTGAAGGGGATAAATGGTCATGGGACAGTAAAAGCGTGCTCTACGTCATTAAGAATCATCTTAAATTTTCTGATAAAGAAGTCAGGGATGTTGCAACACCGGATCCTGTTATTGCAACAACAAAAACACCTGTTCAGGAATGTGCAAATAAGATGAAACAGAAAAAAATTGAACAGATTCCTGTGATTGATGTTGAGGGAGATCTGGTTGGACTTGTCAGGGCCATAGATTTAATAAGAGCTATCAGCGATTAA
- a CDS encoding coenzyme F420-0:L-glutamate ligase, which produces MAEHSLDKKLNYITIPIKTGYIKPGEPYKTIIHGAADLIEDGDFLVISETPISVSQGRLVDEAEFEPSIMSILLADLWSKYLWGYILGPIFRIKKRTIHNLRKLPPEARSHKRVILEYYGLKHALKPASEAGVDLSNVPGTFVSLLPDKPELVAMDIEDELLKSTGRRVTVMIIDTDASYELFGKKFTSLPIAVSGIKCNMGFFGYILGRFGSIIGPTPLGISKRHDLDKIIEIAKITEEYHEKNEMDMETVYDMSSTFDGDITDITVDMLDSVEHTPAVIVRIL; this is translated from the coding sequence GTGGCTGAACATTCATTGGATAAGAAACTGAATTACATCACCATACCAATTAAGACAGGATACATAAAACCTGGTGAACCTTATAAAACCATAATTCATGGTGCTGCAGATCTGATTGAAGATGGTGATTTTTTAGTTATCTCTGAAACTCCCATATCTGTATCCCAGGGTAGGCTGGTTGATGAAGCTGAATTTGAACCATCAATTATGTCCATACTTCTGGCTGATCTCTGGTCCAAATATTTATGGGGTTATATTTTGGGCCCAATTTTCCGGATAAAGAAAAGAACTATTCATAATCTCAGAAAACTTCCTCCAGAAGCCAGATCTCATAAAAGGGTTATTTTGGAGTATTATGGGTTGAAACATGCACTTAAACCTGCATCTGAAGCTGGTGTGGATTTGAGTAACGTTCCTGGAACATTCGTTTCATTACTTCCAGATAAACCTGAACTGGTTGCAATGGATATTGAAGATGAGCTACTGAAAAGTACCGGCAGGAGGGTTACCGTGATGATCATAGATACAGATGCCAGCTACGAACTTTTTGGTAAAAAATTCACATCCCTCCCCATAGCTGTTTCAGGCATAAAATGCAACATGGGATTTTTTGGATATATCTTGGGTCGTTTTGGAAGTATAATAGGTCCAACACCTCTGGGAATTTCAAAGAGGCATGATCTGGATAAAATAATTGAAATAGCTAAAATAACTGAGGAATACCATGAAAAAAATGAGATGGATATGGAAACAGTTTACGATATGAGCAGTACTTTTGATGGAGATATAACTGATATTACTGTGGATATGCTTGATTCTGTTGAGCACACGCCTGCTGTAATTGTTAGAATTCTTTAA
- a CDS encoding TfuA-related McrA-glycine thioamidation protein: MDKNEKITDKKIVVFTGPSLHPNKASEILIADYRPPVGRGDILTALKDKPDVIAIIDGVFHQKPAVSHKEILKALKEGVTVVGGASMGALRASELDDFGMIGVGRVYSYYKGGLIEADDDVAVVFNPKTLEQLSEALVTMGYNFKAALNEKLISEEDFKTLIQTAKSIYYPKRTYRKVLSDSGIDESKKQVLERFLDERSVDVKREDAVEVLEYIKKSL; this comes from the coding sequence TTGGATAAAAATGAAAAGATCACAGATAAAAAGATCGTAGTGTTTACAGGCCCTTCGCTACATCCTAATAAAGCATCTGAAATTTTGATAGCAGATTATCGCCCCCCTGTTGGCAGAGGTGATATTTTAACAGCTTTGAAGGATAAACCAGATGTAATAGCAATTATTGATGGTGTTTTCCATCAAAAACCTGCTGTTTCCCATAAAGAAATACTCAAAGCATTAAAAGAAGGTGTTACAGTTGTTGGTGGTGCAAGTATGGGTGCACTAAGGGCATCTGAACTTGATGATTTTGGAATGATTGGGGTGGGCAGAGTTTACAGTTACTATAAAGGAGGGTTAATAGAAGCTGATGATGATGTTGCGGTTGTTTTCAACCCCAAAACCCTGGAACAGCTATCAGAAGCCCTGGTTACTATGGGGTACAATTTCAAGGCAGCGTTAAATGAAAAGCTAATAAGCGAAGAAGACTTTAAAACCCTCATTCAGACTGCAAAATCGATTTATTATCCTAAGAGGACCTACAGAAAGGTTTTAAGTGATTCAGGCATTGATGAATCTAAAAAGCAGGTTCTTGAAAGATTTTTGGATGAAAGAAGTGTTGATGTGAAAAGGGAAGATGCAGTTGAAGTTCTAGAATACATAAAAAAGAGTTTATAA
- the larE gene encoding ATP-dependent sacrificial sulfur transferase LarE encodes MEIEKKLEILKEEIRDKKVLVAFSGGADSTLLAKVAVEVSKELLAVTIDNGVMPNDFVENARKVAEEIGIKHRVVKDDFLTDESFKSNPPNRCYVCKNKMYSKLGEIMAQENLDEIADGTNISDLLEDRPGIMVNYNKNIKNPLVKAGFTAEEVRELLGSMGLNYSPSTTCLATRISKNSEITPKKINRIKYAESLLKGLTGSAVVRVRDNEDTALIEVEKIDKLLNRGVLSHIDSELKAVGFKRVTMDIGDHGDSKKDIVVYKPCKDEKNKIMFETELPYSVNIKSTCGELEKLGSVKCSTEMGIAMLETEGRNVTIFKKGKIVARRVIDKEDAEKLLIQVLPHVRRVI; translated from the coding sequence ATGGAAATAGAAAAGAAATTAGAGATATTAAAGGAAGAAATTCGTGATAAAAAGGTTCTTGTTGCCTTTTCAGGCGGTGCTGACAGCACACTCCTTGCAAAAGTTGCAGTAGAAGTTTCAAAGGAATTGCTTGCTGTTACAATTGACAATGGGGTTATGCCCAATGATTTTGTGGAAAATGCCAGGAAAGTGGCAGAGGAAATAGGAATAAAACATAGGGTTGTGAAGGATGATTTTCTCACGGATGAATCATTCAAATCAAATCCACCAAACAGGTGCTATGTCTGCAAAAACAAGATGTACTCCAAACTTGGGGAGATAATGGCCCAGGAAAACCTTGATGAAATAGCAGACGGTACCAACATAAGTGATCTCCTTGAAGATAGGCCTGGAATAATGGTGAACTACAACAAAAATATTAAAAATCCTCTGGTCAAGGCAGGCTTCACAGCAGAAGAAGTAAGAGAACTACTGGGTTCCATGGGACTGAACTATTCACCTTCAACCACCTGTCTTGCAACAAGAATATCAAAAAATAGTGAAATAACCCCTAAAAAGATAAACAGGATAAAATATGCAGAATCACTTCTGAAGGGACTTACAGGTTCTGCTGTAGTAAGGGTCAGGGATAATGAGGATACTGCGCTCATTGAAGTTGAAAAAATAGATAAACTCTTAAACAGGGGAGTATTAAGTCACATTGATTCAGAACTCAAAGCTGTGGGCTTTAAAAGGGTCACAATGGATATAGGGGATCATGGAGATTCAAAAAAGGATATTGTTGTTTACAAACCATGTAAAGATGAGAAGAACAAGATCATGTTTGAAACAGAACTTCCCTACAGCGTTAACATAAAAAGCACATGTGGAGAACTTGAAAAACTTGGCAGTGTCAAATGTTCTACTGAAATGGGCATAGCAATGCTTGAAACAGAAGGAAGAAATGTTACAATCTTCAAAAAGGGTAAAATTGTTGCAAGAAGAGTTATTGACAAAGAAGATGCTGAAAAACTTCTTATTCAAGTTTTACCCCATGTTAGAAGGGTTATATAA